The following are encoded in a window of Saccharothrix longispora genomic DNA:
- a CDS encoding AAA family ATPase, which translates to MDHSIDGAAADTRAAQQLPLKGIEQKADTSRPERTSKPTTITRVTFKRFKQFRDAAIELNPGISLVAGGNNSGKTSLLHGLAVWEFCRIATIMERGDAGLIVDPQNPRQGFGLGDDQFSPINLPSLKHMWTNLKSAKETDAHDGYSLRLTCEWEDQGVQKELGFGMALVNDRLFIKTASSTLNAGDYIPRIAYLPPFAGIAAREERINGAVRRRRIGEGLAGAVLRNLLLDMYQANQAQRVKLREKPPAESSKRRTKISDPDLRKLREEDPWELLLHALRGVFNAELIVKEFREEYHSYIEVLVDKGVVDGYQLKRHPGYNPRDLMVEGSGFLQWLSVYTLATSPEADILLFDEPDAHLHPTLQKEMLTRLEALATSVGKQVLLATHSSEILRSAAPTRILHIRPDRKAKYLREHHQKIGLLEGLGSDYAPRIDRIRQTKRIFFVEGTTDIAILANLAATIGVDWPTEWIEWRTTATHKERKMIWRALCEDIPNITAVSLRDRDDEPLNTVGVDLKDAISPDSDRFSSRKWRRRYIESYLLWPHSLAECAGVSEEVIVEHLREQHGIAIGSTFTDTNAPQSLLDVRAKDVLSTLRLNAVELSKFIPEEAVCNDVRTIIGLLTGQDLNLIATDLTSS; encoded by the coding sequence ATGGACCACAGTATCGACGGTGCCGCCGCAGACACAAGAGCGGCTCAACAACTGCCATTGAAGGGCATCGAGCAAAAAGCGGACACATCTCGTCCAGAAAGAACATCAAAACCTACGACCATCACAAGGGTCACCTTCAAGCGATTCAAGCAGTTCCGAGACGCCGCGATTGAACTTAATCCCGGAATATCGTTGGTAGCTGGCGGGAATAATTCAGGCAAGACTTCTCTACTTCACGGTCTTGCAGTTTGGGAATTTTGTCGGATTGCGACTATTATGGAGCGCGGCGATGCAGGCTTGATCGTGGACCCCCAGAATCCACGACAAGGCTTCGGCCTAGGTGACGACCAGTTCTCACCAATTAATCTGCCGTCACTGAAACACATGTGGACGAATTTGAAATCCGCCAAAGAGACAGACGCGCATGACGGTTACAGTTTGCGTCTTACTTGTGAATGGGAAGACCAAGGGGTTCAAAAAGAGCTAGGCTTCGGCATGGCCCTAGTCAATGATCGTCTCTTCATCAAAACGGCATCATCCACGCTCAATGCTGGAGACTACATACCGCGCATCGCATATCTCCCACCGTTCGCTGGCATCGCGGCCAGGGAGGAACGCATAAACGGCGCTGTACGCCGTCGACGCATCGGCGAAGGGCTCGCCGGCGCTGTGCTCAGAAATCTACTTCTTGATATGTATCAGGCGAATCAAGCCCAACGTGTAAAACTGCGCGAGAAGCCGCCTGCGGAATCTAGCAAGCGTCGCACTAAAATATCGGACCCTGATCTTAGAAAACTGCGCGAGGAAGACCCTTGGGAACTTCTCCTCCACGCACTCCGGGGAGTCTTTAACGCCGAACTTATAGTGAAGGAGTTTCGGGAAGAGTACCATTCGTATATTGAAGTGCTAGTGGACAAAGGCGTCGTAGACGGTTATCAACTGAAGCGACACCCGGGATACAACCCACGAGATCTCATGGTGGAGGGTAGCGGATTTCTGCAGTGGTTGAGCGTATATACGCTTGCCACCTCGCCCGAAGCCGACATTCTGTTGTTCGACGAGCCAGACGCTCATCTGCATCCCACGTTGCAGAAAGAAATGCTCACCCGTCTTGAGGCTCTAGCGACCTCAGTTGGAAAGCAAGTATTGCTCGCTACCCACTCCAGTGAAATTCTGCGCAGCGCTGCTCCTACACGGATTTTGCATATCCGCCCAGACCGCAAGGCAAAATATCTACGTGAACACCACCAGAAGATTGGCCTACTTGAAGGTCTAGGGTCTGACTACGCACCACGGATCGACCGGATCCGACAAACTAAGCGCATCTTCTTCGTAGAAGGAACGACCGATATCGCGATTCTCGCCAACCTGGCAGCAACAATCGGAGTCGATTGGCCTACAGAGTGGATTGAATGGCGAACCACGGCAACGCATAAAGAAAGAAAAATGATATGGAGGGCCCTTTGCGAAGATATTCCTAATATAACCGCCGTGAGCCTACGTGACCGCGACGACGAACCACTGAACACCGTTGGTGTCGATCTAAAAGACGCCATAAGCCCGGACTCTGACCGTTTCTCTTCGAGAAAGTGGCGACGGCGATACATCGAGTCCTATCTTCTCTGGCCTCACTCGCTCGCAGAGTGTGCAGGGGTATCGGAAGAAGTCATCGTGGAACATCTAAGAGAACAGCATGGAATTGCTATAGGCTCGACGTTCACCGACAC